In one Rhopalosiphum padi isolate XX-2018 chromosome 3, ASM2088224v1, whole genome shotgun sequence genomic region, the following are encoded:
- the LOC132926609 gene encoding uncharacterized protein LOC132926609, whose translation MDSIVEHVYAEPNIPPVIAITEVGHLNSSTLLDCGMAIENTSNRPILKIFNQHGGTVEEEDPSRKDNGKKYLILRNKKTNKVLVYGTKVTYLKKPDYFKMKTFEDQTLADKNQEFNLVFGTKKSSRISKSKVNNTIEVPTDVFENISFSSDALQPSFSQTNEFLVYLPLGCNRFSSKLETIYPVSTLLLENEIDLMTDYAKEVISMLPITSDNEDLSSFFITNLNRLSHKNIQNICLLTFADGLIELLRAKSAELNFMNIEIYPNSEVINDKVLDNFVEYSITGRDLTSKMKDKAVCHIIIIMMLINMYSFDLSWISSFLPSSSQKRLTLLMKVVGASLMRDDPTKYTLKIPLATLPAFQKLSKKSR comes from the exons ATGGACAGCATCGTGGAGCACGTTTATGCGGAACCCAACATACCACCAGTAATCG CAATTACGGAAGTGGGCCATTTGAATTCATCAACACTTTTAGATTGTGGTATGGCAATTGAGAATACATCTAATAGacccatattaaaaatatttaatcaacatGGTGGTACAGTTGAAGAAGAAGATCCTAGTAGAAAggataatggaaaaaaatacttaattttgagaaataaaaaaacaaataag GTTTTAGTTTATGGTACCAAAGTAACTTATCTTAAAAAGCCAGAttactttaaaatgaaaacGTTTGAAGATCAGACATTGGCAGataaaaatcaagaatttaatttagtatttggaACTAAAAAGTCATCACGTATTTCAAAGTCTAAGGTTAATAATACCATTGAAGTTCCAACAGATGTCTTTGAAAACATTTCTTTTTCTT cggaTGCATTGCAACCATCATTTTCTCAGACCAatgaatttttagtatatttaccaTTGGGATGTAATCGTTTTTCTAGTAAATTAGAAACAATTTATCCAGTTTCTACATTATTGCTCGAAAATGAAATAGACTTAATGACTGATTATGCTAAAGAAGTAATAAGTATGTTACCGATTACCAGTGACAATGAGGA tttatcatcatttttcataacaaatttgAATAGACTAtctcataaaaatattcaaaatatctgTCTCCTTACCTTTGCTGATGGACTGATAGAATTGTTAAGAGCAAAATCAGCTGAGttgaattttatgaatattgaaatttaCCCAAATTCCGAAGTAATAAATGATAAGGTGTtggataattttgttgaatacagTATAACTGGCAg agATTTGACATCTAAGATGAAGGATAAAGCTGTgtgtcatataattataatcatgatGTTAATCAACATGTATTCATTTGACTTAAGTTGGATATCATCATTTCTTCCATCAAGTAGCCAAAagag ATTGACATTACTGATGAAGGTAGTAGGAGCATCACTAATGAGAGATGATCCAACCAAGTACACACTAAAAATTCCATTAGCAACTCTACCCGCATTtcaaaaactatcaaaaaaaagtcgttaa
- the LOC132926608 gene encoding putative ATP-dependent RNA helicase TDRD12 has protein sequence MFDFLKTPFKDSKVSISRPFLCDKVKEFGTCEGTCAERHILCKTLDKKCLNIPMKCLVTIKLTKIVSASHFYGRILKYSTKKNPTKDQDWINIDDSFEKIKHELKNICSTPNTIILCKTFSIGEMVMIQTEQEEFYRAVVLDIVHGWLTVKVKVILIDIGQTKEISSNKIFVLPNHLKEFRPVAVEIIISSMEPVVEGTSVFKWPVDTTNIVRSLLEPFILTDLEFICKVELTLGIHLWVNWILAKKCIKCSHFACKLYKSSLILPNELIKRNLARQSSCLIDKLISLDKDALIWKKHLNVAKPPIVKKSNIPLFSCDRQKNEVDEVIQVQWAHLSKQIISNVIVHYIDSPKCFLISNLQYSDRVIALQRDIDDAINNTSVEKLTCATVGNVCLALIPGENKYNRVIIQKIDNQIADILCIDYGEFYQVEIHNLLTIPSDLITKLPFQVIECSLSGFNDSLPTNVVDQFNNRLLELTDNMINLKVLSSTMDTKLTGGTCYEVVLFKHDININVTLADEFNMYVDNTQIQNILSINCKHEENDSEDDNEIDEEDLKGQIDLLNSLFKMSNQIDETQIEPSSTNETQIIPSSTNEIQILPSSANENINESVSKTLNKENIISNTEQIKDINILKKYCLDCNKTPVVPQCFWHQDNTWIYLKLNILSVNNYHISNTIDTITINVETNSVSYSFTAILCGYIVDELCTCHVGFDGIFIKAQKLIKVKYQWPRLLKCTKKHKYIIYDTEFCNTDKNWNLWCKVLNNFKLRALGEQLNKEYLDSDYDDSDCTDNNDTIVED, from the coding sequence atgtttgattttttaaaaacgcCATTCAAAGATAGTAAAGTATCAATTTCCCGTCCATTTCTTTGTGATAAAGTAAAAGAATTTGGTACTTGCGAAGGAACATGTGCAGAGCGTCATATTTTATGCAAAACACTTGATAAAAAATGTCTCAATATTCCTATGAAATGTTTGGTTACAATAAAACTGACAAAAATTGTAAGTGCTTCACATTTTTATGGCAGAATTCTTAAGTATAGTACCAAAAAAAATCCTACAAAAGATCAAGATTGGATTAATATTGATGAttcgtttgaaaaaataaaacatgaattaaaaaacaTCTGTTCAACTCCAAATACtatcattttatgtaaaaccttTTCTATTGGTGAAATGGTTATGATACAAACTGAACAAGAAGAATTTTATCGAGCAGTTGTCTTGGATATAGTACATGGATGGCTTACAGTTAaggtaaaagtaatattaattgacaTTGGACAAACAAAAGAAAttagttcaaataaaatatttgtactgcCAAACCATTTAAAAGAATTTCGGCCTGTAGCTGTTGAAATCATCATATCTTCCATGGAACCTGTGGTAGAAGGAACGTCTGTTTTCAAATGGCCAGTTGATACAACAAATATTGTACGTAGTTTATTAGAACCATTTATTTTGACggatttagaatttatttgcAAAGTTGAACTTACATTAGGAATACATTTATGGGTTAATTGGATATtagctaaaaaatgtattaaatgttctCACTTTGCATGTAAACTTTATAAAAGTTCTTTGATATTAccaaatgaattaattaaacgcAATCTTGCAAGACAAAGTTCTTGTctaatagataaattaattagCTTAGATAAAGATGCTCTAATATGGAAAAAACACTTAAATGTTGCAAAACCAccaattgttaaaaaatcaaatataccaTTATTTTCATGTGATAGACAAAAAAATGAAGTTGACGAAGTAATACAAGTACAATGGGCTCATTTGTCCAAgcaaataatttcaaatgtaaTTGTTCATTACATAGATAGTCCAAAATGTTTTTTGATAAGTAATTTGCAATATTCTGATAGAGTTATTGCTCTTCAAAGAGACATTGATGATGCTATCAATAATACATCTGTTGAAAAATTAACTTGCGCCACTGTTGGAAATGTATGTTTAGCATTAATACCTGGAGAAAATAAGTATAACcgtgttattattcaaaaaattgacAATCAAATAGCTGATATTCTATGTATAGATTATGGTGAATTTTACCAAGttgaaattcataatttattaactataccCTCAGATTTGATAACAAAGTTACCATTTCAAGTAATTGAGTGTAGTTTAAGTGGTTTTAATGATAGTTTACCAACCAATGTTGTAGATCAATTTAATAATCGTTTATTAGAACTTAcagataatatgataaatttaaaagttcttTCTTCTACTATGGATACAAAGTTGACTGGAGGAACCTGTTATGAAGTTGTATTATTTAagcatgatataaatataaatgtcacACTGGCTGatgaatttaatatgtatgttgATAATactcaaatacaaaatattttaagcataaaTTGTAAACATGAGGAAAATGATAGTGAGGATGATAATGAAATTGATGAAGAAGATTTAAAAGGTCAGATAGATCTACTAAACAGCCTATTCAAAATGTCAAATCAAATAGATGAAACTCAAATTGAACCAAGTTCAACAAACGAAACCCAAATTATACCAAGTTCAACAAATGAAATCCAAATTTTACCAAGTTCGGCTAATGAAAACATTAATGAGTctgtttcaaaaacattaaataaagagAATATAATTTCAAACACAGAACAGATAAaagatataaacattttaaaaaaatattgtctagaTTGCAATAAGACTCCAGTAGTCCCTCAATGTTTTTGGCATCAAGATAACACTTGGATTTatcttaaattgaatattttgtcaGTAAACAATTATCATATATCAAATACAATAGATACCATAACAATAAATGTTGAAACAAATTCTGTATCCTATTCTTTTACAGCAATTTTGTGTGGGTATATTGTAGATGAACTGTGTACTTGTCATGTAGGTTTTGATGGGATTTTCATCAAAGCacaaaaattgataaaagttaaatatcaaTGGCCTAgacttttaaaatgtacaaaaaaacataaatatattatttatgatacagAATTCTGCAATACTGATAAAAACTGGAATTTGTGGTGTAAAGTattgaataatttcaaattaagagCTCTTGGTGAACAGTTAAATAAAGAATATCTTGATAGTGATTATGACGATAGTGATTGTACCGATAATAATGATACCATTGTTGaagattga